A genomic stretch from Arthrobacter sp. KBS0702 includes:
- a CDS encoding AMP-binding protein has protein sequence MTTQLDFMQVPFAADLASYGDRPAVLTDTLTLSYRELAERVEDLAVRLGTGRRLVALTVANDVDSLVAYLAALVGRHPLILLPEDKPAALDSLIAAYDPDVVLRSGSGQTVLEERRPGTRHELHPDLALLLSTSGSTGSPKLVRLSHANLQSNAESIAEYLDISPDDRAATTLPMSYCYGLSVINSHLLRGAGLVLTSLSVVDPCFWELFRNRGATAFAAVPYTFELLERVGFAEMELPGLRYVTQAGGRLAPESVSRYAELGRRKGWDLFVMYGQTEATARMAYLPPELAATVPGAVGVPVPGGSFRIDPVPGLEHGELVYTGPNVMLGYAESPADLAAGRTITELRTGDLARKHPAGVFEVVGRRSRFVKIVGLRVDLGQVERILAELGVQAAAAGSDDGVVVAVEGDHDTRLLGKVLAQGMGLPRAALELHPVRQLPRLATGKLDYPAILSLSRPEREPAGGAAGTDAVGPGSVRMIFRDALECDEVSDGDTFVSLGGDSLSYVAASVRLERALGHLPQDWHVTPVRDLEQRVGGVPVRKRRRFFAPLETSIVLRAVGIVLIVSTHVGLFKWQGAAHVLMAVAGYNFARFQLSGERLPRLRRQLASAARIVVPSMAFILFAFLVTDNYAPANILLLNAVIGPEAVTTQWHFWFVEVLVYLLLAMTAVLAVPWADRAERRSPLLFPLALTGAGLFTRYELVNPGVPHTAPALWLFALGWAIARSRTAAQRCVVSAVAVWTVPGFFEDAAREGTLLAGILLLVWLPSIPVPAGLRRLTVVLASASLYAYLVHWLVYPPLAAISPALAVAGSLATGVAYWALWMRMMKAASRWSAGLLLTRTTPRPAPGQGPESPSRG, from the coding sequence GTGACCACGCAGCTTGACTTTATGCAGGTGCCCTTTGCCGCTGATTTAGCGAGCTACGGGGACCGGCCCGCCGTTCTTACCGACACCCTGACGCTGAGCTACCGAGAACTGGCCGAACGCGTCGAGGACCTGGCCGTCCGGCTCGGCACCGGACGGCGCCTAGTGGCGCTGACGGTCGCCAACGACGTCGACTCGCTAGTCGCCTATCTGGCGGCGTTGGTGGGCCGACACCCGCTGATCCTCTTGCCCGAGGACAAGCCTGCCGCCCTGGACTCCCTCATTGCGGCCTACGACCCCGACGTCGTCCTCCGCTCCGGCAGCGGACAGACGGTCCTGGAGGAGCGCCGGCCGGGCACGCGGCACGAGCTACATCCCGATCTCGCCCTCCTGCTCAGCACGTCCGGATCTACCGGATCGCCCAAGCTGGTCCGCCTCTCGCACGCCAACCTGCAGTCGAACGCCGAGTCGATTGCCGAGTACCTTGACATCTCCCCGGACGACCGCGCCGCGACGACGCTGCCGATGTCTTACTGCTACGGGCTGTCGGTGATCAACAGCCACTTGCTCCGCGGTGCCGGACTGGTCCTCACCAGCCTTTCCGTCGTTGACCCATGCTTCTGGGAGCTCTTCCGAAACCGAGGGGCGACGGCGTTCGCGGCCGTTCCCTACACCTTCGAGCTGTTGGAACGCGTGGGGTTCGCGGAGATGGAGCTGCCCGGGCTGCGCTATGTCACCCAGGCCGGTGGCCGGTTGGCCCCGGAGTCGGTGAGTCGATACGCCGAACTTGGACGACGGAAGGGCTGGGATCTTTTCGTGATGTACGGCCAGACGGAGGCCACTGCACGAATGGCGTACCTGCCGCCGGAACTCGCCGCCACCGTCCCCGGTGCCGTCGGCGTCCCCGTGCCCGGCGGCTCCTTCCGGATCGACCCAGTGCCCGGCTTGGAGCACGGCGAACTGGTCTACACCGGCCCCAACGTCATGCTTGGCTATGCCGAGAGCCCGGCGGACCTCGCCGCCGGGCGGACCATCACGGAGCTCCGCACCGGTGATCTCGCACGGAAACACCCCGCCGGGGTCTTCGAAGTGGTGGGCCGGCGCAGCAGGTTCGTCAAAATCGTCGGACTGCGCGTCGACCTGGGGCAGGTGGAGCGCATCCTCGCCGAGCTCGGCGTGCAAGCAGCCGCAGCCGGTTCGGACGACGGCGTCGTCGTCGCCGTCGAGGGCGACCACGATACCCGCCTGCTAGGCAAGGTACTCGCCCAGGGTATGGGCCTGCCGCGCGCAGCCCTCGAGCTTCACCCCGTCCGGCAGCTCCCGCGCCTGGCCACGGGCAAACTCGACTATCCGGCCATCCTGTCGCTGTCCCGGCCCGAGCGCGAGCCCGCGGGCGGGGCGGCGGGCACCGACGCCGTCGGCCCGGGCAGTGTCCGCATGATCTTCCGGGACGCGCTGGAGTGTGACGAAGTTTCCGACGGCGACACCTTCGTCTCGCTCGGCGGTGACTCGCTGTCCTACGTGGCAGCGTCGGTCCGGCTGGAGCGCGCCTTGGGCCACCTCCCGCAGGATTGGCATGTGACGCCTGTCCGGGACCTGGAACAGAGAGTCGGCGGGGTGCCGGTCCGGAAACGGCGGCGGTTCTTCGCGCCGCTCGAAACGAGCATCGTGCTGCGGGCTGTGGGGATTGTCCTGATCGTCAGCACCCATGTCGGGCTCTTCAAGTGGCAGGGTGCGGCCCACGTGCTCATGGCCGTGGCCGGATACAACTTTGCCCGCTTTCAGCTGTCCGGGGAGCGCTTGCCGCGGCTACGACGTCAACTCGCGAGCGCGGCCAGAATCGTGGTGCCCAGCATGGCGTTCATCCTGTTCGCCTTTCTGGTCACTGACAACTACGCACCCGCCAACATCCTGCTCCTGAACGCCGTCATCGGGCCCGAAGCGGTGACCACGCAGTGGCACTTCTGGTTCGTCGAAGTCCTTGTCTATCTGCTCCTGGCCATGACAGCTGTGCTGGCCGTTCCCTGGGCTGACCGCGCCGAGCGGCGCTCCCCCCTACTGTTCCCGCTCGCCCTGACCGGCGCGGGCCTCTTCACCCGCTACGAGCTGGTTAATCCGGGCGTTCCCCACACGGCGCCCGCTCTCTGGCTCTTCGCCCTGGGCTGGGCCATCGCGCGGTCCCGGACCGCGGCCCAGCGCTGCGTGGTCTCGGCCGTCGCCGTGTGGACCGTCCCGGGATTTTTTGAGGACGCCGCCCGGGAAGGCACGCTGCTGGCCGGGATCCTGCTGCTCGTCTGGCTGCCCAGCATCCCGGTGCCTGCGGGCCTCCGCCGGCTCACGGTGGTGCTCGCGAGCGCCTCGCTCTATGCCTACCTCGTCCACTGGCTGGTGTACCCGCCCCTGGCCGCGATAAGCCCGGCCCTGGCGGTCGCGGGCTCGCTGGCCACGGGGGTGGCGTACTGGGCGCTGTGGATGCGCATGATGAAGGCAGCCAGCCGGTGGAGTGCCGGCTTACTCCTCACGAGAACGACCCCGCGGCCGGCGCCGGGTCAGGGGCCCGAGAGCCCCAGCCGCGGATAG